TCGGCATGATCGACTTGCGAATGGCGGAGCACGCCGCCGAGATCGGTTACGTGCTCGCGCGCGCCGAGTGGAACAAGGGCTACATGACCGAGGCCCTGCGTGCCGTCATCGACGCCGCCATCGCCCTGCCCGGCATCTATCGCGTGTGGGCGACGTGTGACATCGACAACGTGGCCTCGGCACGCGTGCTGGAGAAGGCGGGCATGCTGCGCGAGGGTACCCTGCGCCGCGCTGTCGTTCATCCCAACCTTAGCCCCGAACCACGCGACGCGCTCTGCTACGCCATCACGAAGTAGCTGCGCGCCTCGGCGTGCCGCCGTTTGCCGGCTTCCCAACAAGGCGCCCTCGATACGCCGCCCTTGGATACGAAGCCTTCGGCTTCTACTCACTGCGGCTACTCGGGAAGGCGGAATTTTTCTCTGAGTAGCTCAAGACCCATTTGCCCGAGTAGATCGCGAAGCGAACGTATCGAGGGCCATTTTGTACAAAGCGCCGTTTGCCACTAGACTATGGCCATGTCGCGCAAACGGAACGGCACCCCGAGCCGCGACACACCGACCATGCTCGACGTCACCGACTCGGAGTTTGAAATCGCGGCGGGGCGGCCACTGCCGTTGGGAGTCAGTGAAACCCGCCACGGCTTCAACTTCGCGGTGTTCTCGCGTCACGCTACCGCGATCACGCTGGTGCTGTATGCGTCCGGTCAGCACGAGTCACTGATTGAATTCCCCCTGGATGCGACTTTCAACCGCACCGGCGACGTGTGGCATTCGGAGATCCGCGGTCTCAATGCCACTGTCCGCTACGGCTGGCGCGCCGACCGCCAACCAGTGGCGCAGGACCGATTTCATTGTTTCGATCGCTCGCGCGTGCTGATCGATCCCTACGCGCGCGCGATCACCGGCGGCAGCCAGTGGGGCACCGTGTATTCGCGGGCCGGTCAAGCGGACGGTAGCAACGGTGCCGAACGGCGTTCCCTCTATGTGCATGACGAGTTCGATTGGGAGTCGGTGCGGCCGCCGTGCATCCCCCTCCCCGACAAAGTGATCTACGAAGTGCACGTGCGCGGACTGACGCAGCACGAGTCCGCGGGTGCGAAACATCCCGGAACGTATCTCGGCTTGATCGAGAAGATCCCCTATTTCCTTGAACTCGGTGTGACGACCATCGAACTTCTACCGGTGTACGAGTTCGACGAGAACGAACTGACACGCGTCGATCCGACAACGGGACAGCCGCTGAAAAACTTCTGGGGCTACAGCCCGATCGGGTTCTTCGCGCCCAAGGCGGCGTATGCCAGTGCCGGCCGCGATGGCGAACAGGTGCGCGAGTTCAAACGCATGGTGCGCGAGCTGCATCGCGCCGGGCTCGAGGTGATTCTCGACGTGGTCTTCAATCACACCGGCGAGCGGACCGACCGCACGGTGAGCTTCCGCGGACTCGACAACTGCACCTACTACATGCTCGATCCGGCCACGGGCGAGTACCTCAACTATTCCGGCTGCGGCAACACGCTGAACTGCAACCATCCGGTCGTCCGCGATCTGATCATCGACGCGCTACGCTACTGGGTGTTGGAGATGCACATCGACGGCTTCCGCTTCGATCTCGCGTCCATCTTGGGGCGGGGCCAGCACGGCGAAGTGCTCGCCAATCCGCCCTTGCTCGAACGCATCGCGGGCGACCCGGTGTTGGCCAACGTCACCCTGATCGCCGAGGCGTGGGACGCCGCCGGGCTCTATCAAGTCGGCAGCTTTGCGGCCGGCGATCGCTGGGCCGAATGGAACGGGCCGTTCCGCGACGACGTTCGCCGCTTCGTGCGCGGCGACGCCGGTTTCACCAGCCAACTCGCCACGCGTTTGGCCGGCAGCTCCGATCTATTCGACCACTCCGGCCGCCGCCCGTGCCACTCGATCAATTTCATCACCTGCCACGACGGGTTCACGCTCGCCGATCTGGTCGCCTACGATCGCAAACACAACCACGCCAACGGCGAGAACAACCACGATGGCAGTGACGCCGACTTCAGTTCCAACAACGGCGCCGAAGGTCCCAGCCGCGATCCCGCGGTCATCGCTCTGCGCCATCGCCAACAGCTCAACTTCCTCACCCTGCTGCTGCTCGCACAGGGCACGCCGATGCTGCTCGCCGGCGACGAGTTCAGCCGCACCCAGCGCGGCAACAACAACGCGTACTGCCAGGACAACGAGATCGGTTGGATTGACTGGCGTTTGCTCGAACAACATCGCGATCTGTTCCGCTTCGCCAAGATGCTGATCGCCTTCCGCCGCGCCCATGCGGTGCTGCGGCGCACCGAGTTCCTCACCGGAGAGGGGACTGTCGCGCATCCGCGTCCGGACGTCGCCTGGCACGGCGTGCACCTCGACAAGCCCGACTGGGGCGATGCGTCCTGCGCCCTGGCGATGCACCTCGCCGGCGAGCACGCGACCCCCACGGATTGCGACATCTATCTTGCCTGCAACGCATGGCGCGATGCCCTCACCTTCGAGCTGCCACCGCCACCAGCCGGACAGCATTGGGTCCGCGTCATCGACACCGCGCAGCCGAGTCCCGCCGACATCGCCGAGCCCGGTCAGGAGTTCCGTCTCGACACTACAAATGGCTACTTAGTCAACGCCCGCACGTGCGTCGTCCTGCGCAGCAGGTGATTCTCGTAGGGGCGACGCATGCGTCGCCCGCAAGCTCACGCCGGATTGTTTGCACGACTGCGGCCGCGCAGCGCTTCCCACTCTTCGATCGTACGCGGCCAGTCGGACTTGAGCAGCCGCGACAGCGAGCGGTCGGCGAGCAATCGCCCTTCCGTCTGACAACCCGGACAGTAGTTGGTTTCGTTTTCCGCGTAGCGAATGCGCTGCACCGTGGCGCCGCACGCCGGGCAGGGTTGGCGATAGCGGCCGTGTACCGCGAAATCGTCGCGAAACGCAGTAACATCGCCAGCCCCGGGAAACCGATCCTTGAACTGCTCGCGCAGCGTGGCGGTCCACCGCTGCAGGACGCCGCGGGTCGCCGCAAACAGACGACCGATGTCGTCGTCACTGAGTTGGCTCGTCAGCTTGATCGGCGACAGGCGCGCCGCGTGCAAGATCTCATCCGAGTACGCATTGCCGATCCCGCTGAAGCGGTGGGGATCGGTGAGCACGCGCTTGAGCGTGTGATTGCCGTCGAGCAGCGCAACACGAAAGGCGGCCGCATCGCACTCGAGGACTTCGAGACCGCCGGGATCGTGCGCGGCCAGCTCCGCTCTACCGCGCACGAGGTGCAACGATGCGCGTTTCTTTGGACTCGCCTCGGTCAGCAGCAGCGCGCCGGTCGGAAAGTCGAAGGCGGCGAGTCCGATACGTCCGGGCGGTTTGGCACCGCGTCGTCCCCAACGAAAGCGGCCGGCGATCATCAGATGAAAGACAAGGAAGAGATCACCGCCGAGAGTCAGCACGATCCGCTTGCCGAGCCGGTCGACCGCACCGACTAGTCTTCCCTCGACCTCCTTGATCGGCGGATCGACCGAGCGCAGCACAAACGGACTCGCCAAGCGCACGCGCTCCAGCGGCAGTCCCACGATGCGTGGCCGCAGGGCTGAGCAATACATTTCGACGTCAGGCAACTCGGGCATCGCTGCTCTCACATCACAATCACGGGTAGTCTTTCAAATCGCAGGGCCGCGCTTGCAGCGCTGGCCCTGCCGAGAGGCGCTCGTCAACAACTCGAGACGACAGCACATTTGGATGCGTTTCCAATCCGCTTGAATCCACCGCTGACCCAGATGTATGAGCAAGCATGCGCTCAGGCGTGCTGACCTACGGATACCAGTGCGGCTTGCCAATATCGCTGTTGCGCTCAAATCAAAGTTAGGTGCGGGCCTTTGCGATGGATCACTTTCATAGGCTTGGCTGGAATGCTGCTCGGCTGTACGGCCACCGCACGCAAGCCGCAGTCGTGTAGGTTCGTCATCGATTGGAATAGTTCAACCCCCGACCGAGAACGAGCTATCTGGCTCGCCTATCTCATGTACCGGGCCCAGCATGCGGGACCAACGAATGTATGTGGGAGCGAAGAGACCGTGGTGATCCCAACTTTTGACCAAGAAGTTCAGGCACGCGATGAGACGCTCAAGACGTATCACCGCCTCCAGCAACACGATCCCGAGTTGGATTTGGCCTACTTCGACGATCTGTCGCGAGTTGCGGGGGCCGGGTTCATGCGAGAATACGTTTGGGTGTACCTGCGACAGAAGTCCTGGACGCAGGAGCCGTCCGGCCTGCGCGAATCGGAGTTCGAGATTTGGCGCGAGTCGAATCTCAAGGGTCACGTCCCACAAACACAGGGCGCGGTTAAGGTGATCGCATCAACCCCATGAACGAGAGCGCTCTAGCAAACCGATGCGTTGGCGCTGTGTGACGTCGGAGACTGCGGGGTGTGAATGATGCGAAGACGCCAACCCGACTCCACCATGCAGGGTCTCCTCGACCGCCAAGCTGTCATCGATACCGTGTCGCGGATGTGCTGCGCCTTCGACGAGCAGGACTGGCCGGCGTTGCGCGCATGCCTGGCCGACGCGCTCGACACCGACTACTCGCGCTTTCGCGGCACGCCGCCGGCGCGGCTTGCCGCCGATGAGTTCGTGCGACTGCGACAGGTTGGCTTGGCTGGTCTGCGCACGCAGCACCTCAGCTTCAACCACTTGGTCGAAGTCACGGGCGAGCGGGCGTGCTGCCGCTGCGACTTCATCATTCACCGCTGGCCGGTGGAGCAGGCCGATCCGCGCTTCTTTCACACCTATGGCTTCTACCGCTACGAGTTCGTCCGCGTCGTCGAGGGTTGGCGCATTTGCGGCATTACGCAGTTCGTCCTGCGCAGCGACGGCTCGCCGGAGCTGCATGGCGCGCATCGGCCTGTGGATGCTCCCGCCCCATAGTCATGCGTGCAGAGCCATCCATCGAGCAGCATCTTCGCCAGCTCGAAGAGCAACTCCTTCGACCTGACGTGCGCTGGTCCGCGGAGAAGTTGTCCGCGCTGCTGGCGGACGAGTTCGTCGAGTTTGGCAGCTCGGGTCGAGTGTTCGACAAGCAGCAGATCATCGCGGCGCTGCAGGCCGAGTCGCCGACGCGCAGATCGCTGGCGGACTTCAAGACCTCCGTGCTGGCGCCGGGCGTGGTGTTGGCAACCTACCGCGCCATTCGAGACGACGCATCCGGCGAGTCACCAACGTCCTCGTTGCGAAGCTCCATTTGGAAGCTGATGGACGGACGCTGGCAAATGCTCTTTCATCAGGGCACTCCGTCGAATCAGGCACAGTCGAACCAGACATAACGTGCACCGAGGTGGCCTCCCGATGAAGGATCAGTCAGCCGAAAAACAACTCGCTGGTTTCATCGCGAAGTACACTCCCGAGATCGGGGTGCTGGCGCGGGCCGCGCTCGCCAAGATGCGAGCGCGTCTGCCAGGCGCGCTCGAGTTGGTGTGGGACAACTACAATGCCCTCGCCATCGGCTTCGGCCCGACGGAACGTGCATCGGATGTAATTTTCTCGATCGTGGTGTATCCGCGCTGGGTCAGCTTGTTCTTCTTTCACGCAGCGGACCTGCCCGATCCGCGAAAGCTCCTGAAGGGCAGCAAGGAGATCCGCCACATCGTCCTCGACGACGCCGCAACGTTGGACAAGCCGGCGGTTCGGGCGCTAATGGCACAGGCGCTCAAGCGTCTTACCAATTCGCTGGACGCAACGAAGCCGGTCCGCATCGTGATCAAATCCATCTCAGCGAAGCAGCGCCCGCGACGCCCGGCATGATCGGGGCTACCTCGTGGGCGATCTAAACCGACGCTGGACATGCGGGGCACCAACTTCTCAGCGCT
This is a stretch of genomic DNA from Deltaproteobacteria bacterium. It encodes these proteins:
- the glgX gene encoding glycogen debranching protein GlgX → MLDVTDSEFEIAAGRPLPLGVSETRHGFNFAVFSRHATAITLVLYASGQHESLIEFPLDATFNRTGDVWHSEIRGLNATVRYGWRADRQPVAQDRFHCFDRSRVLIDPYARAITGGSQWGTVYSRAGQADGSNGAERRSLYVHDEFDWESVRPPCIPLPDKVIYEVHVRGLTQHESAGAKHPGTYLGLIEKIPYFLELGVTTIELLPVYEFDENELTRVDPTTGQPLKNFWGYSPIGFFAPKAAYASAGRDGEQVREFKRMVRELHRAGLEVILDVVFNHTGERTDRTVSFRGLDNCTYYMLDPATGEYLNYSGCGNTLNCNHPVVRDLIIDALRYWVLEMHIDGFRFDLASILGRGQHGEVLANPPLLERIAGDPVLANVTLIAEAWDAAGLYQVGSFAAGDRWAEWNGPFRDDVRRFVRGDAGFTSQLATRLAGSSDLFDHSGRRPCHSINFITCHDGFTLADLVAYDRKHNHANGENNHDGSDADFSSNNGAEGPSRDPAVIALRHRQQLNFLTLLLLAQGTPMLLAGDEFSRTQRGNNNAYCQDNEIGWIDWRLLEQHRDLFRFAKMLIAFRRAHAVLRRTEFLTGEGTVAHPRPDVAWHGVHLDKPDWGDASCALAMHLAGEHATPTDCDIYLACNAWRDALTFELPPPPAGQHWVRVIDTAQPSPADIAEPGQEFRLDTTNGYLVNARTCVVLRSR
- a CDS encoding DUF4440 domain-containing protein, coding for MRAEPSIEQHLRQLEEQLLRPDVRWSAEKLSALLADEFVEFGSSGRVFDKQQIIAALQAESPTRRSLADFKTSVLAPGVVLATYRAIRDDASGESPTSSLRSSIWKLMDGRWQMLFHQGTPSNQAQSNQT
- a CDS encoding formamidopyrimidine-DNA glycosylase, with protein sequence MPELPDVEMYCSALRPRIVGLPLERVRLASPFVLRSVDPPIKEVEGRLVGAVDRLGKRIVLTLGGDLFLVFHLMIAGRFRWGRRGAKPPGRIGLAAFDFPTGALLLTEASPKKRASLHLVRGRAELAAHDPGGLEVLECDAAAFRVALLDGNHTLKRVLTDPHRFSGIGNAYSDEILHAARLSPIKLTSQLSDDDIGRLFAATRGVLQRWTATLREQFKDRFPGAGDVTAFRDDFAVHGRYRQPCPACGATVQRIRYAENETNYCPGCQTEGRLLADRSLSRLLKSDWPRTIEEWEALRGRSRANNPA
- a CDS encoding nuclear transport factor 2 family protein; translated protein: MMRRRQPDSTMQGLLDRQAVIDTVSRMCCAFDEQDWPALRACLADALDTDYSRFRGTPPARLAADEFVRLRQVGLAGLRTQHLSFNHLVEVTGERACCRCDFIIHRWPVEQADPRFFHTYGFYRYEFVRVVEGWRICGITQFVLRSDGSPELHGAHRPVDAPAP